From one Comamonas piscis genomic stretch:
- a CDS encoding tetratricopeptide repeat protein: protein MQSAFPARSSLRFRVPVFFRQRWAAVCVGLLMGGSAWQVQAVPTSPAVNEVAQLLQQGKAAQAAKEADAYLRKQPADVEMRFLRGVIATEQKQHAQAIKIFQQLTRDYPGMPEPYNNLAVLYAADGQDRKAAQALEQSMRTSPSYTTAHQNLGDLYARMASDAYAKALQLEGAPKPTGPQLALITQIVPASLANGKNALVQARADVPPKPVAPPPPPPPAPAPAPAPAPVPAPAPPPAPIAAPKPPVPSPAPAVVAQAAPTPAPAPAKAAAVPAPAPAPAATPAPAPKAAPAPAPTPAAAPAPAEPAKAVAAAPGAKPAAPVAETKPKPARDTAKLDVERVVNSWATAWEKKDMPGYLAAYSDHFSPAGGGSLSAWKEERRQRIVGKQAIVVNVRNLQVSVDGEQATAKFRQYYAAGSLKTTTRKTLVMRLEKGHWRILRETTGG from the coding sequence ATGCAAAGTGCTTTTCCAGCGCGTTCTTCCCTGCGATTCCGGGTGCCCGTCTTCTTTCGCCAGCGCTGGGCGGCGGTCTGCGTAGGCTTGCTGATGGGAGGCAGCGCATGGCAGGTACAGGCCGTGCCCACATCGCCTGCGGTGAACGAGGTGGCGCAGTTGCTGCAGCAAGGCAAGGCCGCACAGGCCGCCAAAGAGGCCGATGCCTACCTGCGCAAGCAACCCGCCGATGTGGAAATGCGTTTTTTGCGCGGCGTGATTGCCACCGAGCAAAAGCAGCATGCGCAGGCGATCAAGATCTTCCAGCAACTGACCCGCGATTACCCGGGCATGCCCGAGCCCTATAACAACCTGGCCGTCCTCTATGCCGCTGATGGCCAGGACCGCAAGGCCGCACAGGCGCTGGAGCAATCGATGCGCACCAGCCCCAGCTACACGACGGCGCACCAGAACCTGGGCGATCTGTATGCCCGCATGGCCAGCGACGCCTATGCCAAGGCGCTGCAGCTGGAAGGCGCGCCCAAGCCAACGGGTCCCCAACTGGCGTTGATTACGCAGATTGTTCCGGCCTCGCTTGCCAACGGAAAGAATGCCCTGGTGCAGGCCCGTGCGGATGTGCCGCCTAAACCTGTGGCGCCGCCTCCACCTCCGCCACCAGCACCAGCACCTGCGCCTGCACCCGCTCCCGTGCCAGCGCCAGCCCCACCACCGGCCCCGATTGCAGCCCCCAAACCACCTGTGCCTAGCCCTGCACCAGCTGTAGTGGCCCAAGCGGCACCCACGCCTGCTCCGGCTCCCGCCAAGGCAGCAGCGGTGCCCGCTCCGGCGCCGGCACCTGCAGCGACGCCGGCCCCGGCGCCCAAGGCTGCTCCGGCACCTGCGCCCACGCCAGCAGCCGCTCCAGCGCCTGCCGAGCCCGCCAAGGCTGTGGCCGCCGCTCCGGGCGCCAAGCCGGCAGCACCGGTGGCAGAAACCAAGCCCAAGCCAGCGCGGGATACCGCCAAGCTCGATGTGGAGCGCGTCGTCAACAGCTGGGCCACGGCCTGGGAGAAGAAAGACATGCCCGGCTACTTGGCCGCCTATAGCGACCATTTCAGCCCGGCCGGTGGCGGCAGCCTGAGCGCCTGGAAGGAAGAGCGCCGCCAACGCATCGTGGGCAAGCAGGCCATTGTGGTGAATGTGCGCAACCTGCAGGTCAGCGTCGATGGCGAGCAGGCAACGGCCAAGTTCCGCCAGTACTATGCGGCCGGCTCGCTCAAGACGACGACCCGCAAAACCTTGGTGATGCGCCTGGAAAAAGGCCATTGGCGCATCCTGCGCGAGACCACCGGCGGCTGA
- a CDS encoding tetratricopeptide repeat protein, with protein sequence MRIASRHFSPPFRLLQARLPNLVAALCAGGTALVLALPAHAAREVDTVAQLLEQGQPEQAALQADAFLQHNPGDAEMRFLRGVIATEQKQLPQAIQIFSALARDYPAMPEPYNNLAVLYAAQGQERKAVDALDQAIRAQPGYATAYENLGDLYARMASQSYAKALELDGTRQGIAPKQALMAQIAPGKAGAAAPVAALPAASAMPSAAAAPAPVLTPVQPAAPARKPEPAVAERISSATPLQLAAAEAARSAASASPADAAPAAKAAQALDASPAAVEAAVQAWAKAWAQQDMNAYLAAYSPAFKPADGSSLAAWKQSRRQRIEGKRDISVSLSDLQVAVDGERATARFVQAYVAGALKSTSRKTLVLQPDQGQWRIVSETVGR encoded by the coding sequence ATGCGCATTGCGTCTCGCCATTTCTCTCCCCCTTTTCGTTTATTGCAGGCCCGTTTGCCCAACTTGGTGGCTGCGCTGTGCGCAGGTGGTACCGCCTTGGTGCTGGCACTGCCCGCCCATGCCGCACGTGAAGTGGATACGGTGGCCCAACTGCTGGAGCAGGGGCAGCCTGAACAGGCGGCGCTGCAGGCCGATGCATTTCTGCAGCACAACCCCGGCGACGCCGAGATGCGTTTTTTGCGCGGCGTGATTGCCACGGAGCAAAAACAGTTGCCGCAGGCCATCCAGATCTTTTCTGCACTGGCGCGCGATTACCCCGCCATGCCCGAGCCCTATAACAACCTGGCGGTGCTCTATGCCGCCCAGGGCCAGGAGCGCAAGGCCGTGGATGCGCTGGACCAGGCGATCCGCGCCCAGCCGGGCTATGCGACCGCCTACGAGAACCTGGGTGATCTGTATGCCCGCATGGCCAGCCAGTCCTATGCCAAGGCGTTGGAGCTGGACGGCACCCGCCAAGGCATTGCACCCAAGCAGGCGCTGATGGCCCAGATCGCCCCCGGCAAGGCGGGCGCTGCGGCTCCGGTGGCCGCGTTGCCAGCGGCAAGCGCCATGCCTTCTGCGGCAGCGGCTCCGGCTCCCGTCTTGACCCCCGTACAGCCGGCAGCCCCGGCCCGCAAGCCAGAGCCCGCCGTGGCTGAACGCATCTCATCCGCCACGCCCTTGCAGCTGGCTGCTGCGGAAGCGGCCCGGTCAGCGGCCAGCGCCAGCCCGGCCGATGCAGCCCCTGCGGCCAAGGCCGCGCAGGCGCTGGATGCCTCCCCCGCAGCGGTGGAGGCTGCTGTGCAAGCCTGGGCCAAGGCCTGGGCCCAGCAAGACATGAATGCCTATCTGGCCGCCTACAGCCCTGCCTTCAAGCCAGCCGATGGCAGCAGCCTGGCGGCATGGAAGCAGTCGCGCCGCCAGCGCATCGAGGGCAAGCGCGACATCAGCGTGTCGCTCAGCGACCTGCAAGTGGCCGTCGACGGCGAGCGTGCCACGGCCCGCTTTGTGCAAGCCTATGTGGCCGGCGCGCTTAAAAGCACCTCCCGCAAGACCTTGGTGCTGCAGCCCGACCAGGGCCAGTGGCGCATAGTGAGTGAGACGGTCGGGCGTTGA
- a CDS encoding OmpA family protein: protein MFKHLPLSVAAVLALSLTACGTSSTTSKREEHHYALSKPAPAPAQSGVAPVVATAQPGKKGPADTAHIVYFDFDSYTVRPADRPILESHARWMRSHPGQSLTLQGHTDARGGIEYNLALGQKRAESVRNSLQTLGVDPARVEAVSYGKERLADTGTSEEAHQRNRRVEFEYR from the coding sequence ATGTTCAAACATCTACCTCTCTCCGTCGCCGCCGTACTGGCTCTGAGCCTGACCGCCTGTGGCACCAGTTCCACCACCTCCAAACGCGAGGAACACCACTACGCGCTGTCCAAACCGGCGCCAGCCCCTGCCCAATCGGGCGTGGCACCGGTGGTGGCCACCGCTCAGCCCGGCAAGAAGGGCCCGGCCGACACGGCCCACATCGTCTATTTCGACTTTGACTCCTATACCGTGCGCCCGGCCGATCGCCCGATTCTGGAGAGCCATGCGCGCTGGATGCGCAGCCACCCTGGGCAATCGCTGACCCTGCAAGGCCATACCGATGCACGCGGCGGCATCGAATACAACCTGGCCTTGGGCCAAAAACGCGCCGAGTCGGTACGCAACAGCTTGCAGACCCTGGGGGTCGACCCCGCCCGTGTCGAGGCGGTGAGCTATGGCAAGGAACGCCTGGCCGATACCGGTACCAGCGAAGAGGCCCACCAGCGCAACCGCCGGGTCGAGTTCGAGTACCGCTGA
- a CDS encoding peptidase domain-containing ABC transporter, whose product MIEYLLPRALVSRTEATAQAQEAEAPTASPFASAITTSFANAKGHLHQAAWLSLPISLLGLLPSIFLLQVYNRVISRGGTATLTAMVAGVLCMLALELYLRRRRARALREAGATIDREVSQSLMRSMLGHPLLTLEQRSSTQWLQLFRDVGAMRSCISGGVASSLLDLPMALLALIVIGIIAWPVLPVIVVAMVVLGVLAWWWADEVRSGRVEEVEQARQLDRGTAEICNARGTLKVLGYDAAAQQAWQSGYDRWLAESFDKNGEMENAKETSHVLLTFFSMAVITVGALAINAQWMSIGSLMAVNLLSGKALGPIAQLASNWRSLARANEATARLQEALEEPLEPESQRIALPRPRGVFRLQQASFQYPSGHLALDQVSLQIGPGGIHAILGRNGAGKSTLAKLLAGLYQPTQGSISIDEYDMAQFPRNDLGRWVGCLAQQTYWFSGPIVDILRMVSPDADDGQILAACQLAGAHSFISRLPQGYQTVLGEGGAGLSAGELRKLGLAQLFLRNPSVLILDEPSNDLDFESETALLQTLRQIATKHTVIIVTHSLRVASLAQHIYHVRGDGQVDQGQPEQMLPLLFGVSTKPAAAANEATASRSAAAAAKPSATAGPAQPQELAS is encoded by the coding sequence ATGATCGAGTACCTGCTACCCCGCGCCTTGGTGTCACGCACCGAAGCGACGGCGCAGGCCCAGGAGGCCGAAGCGCCAACGGCCAGCCCGTTTGCCTCTGCCATCACGACCTCGTTCGCCAACGCCAAAGGCCATTTGCACCAGGCTGCCTGGTTGTCGTTGCCCATCAGCCTGCTCGGCCTTCTGCCTTCCATCTTCTTGCTGCAGGTCTACAACCGGGTGATCTCGCGCGGCGGTACCGCCACCCTCACCGCCATGGTGGCCGGTGTGCTGTGCATGTTGGCACTGGAGCTGTACCTGCGCCGCAGGCGTGCCCGTGCGCTGCGTGAGGCGGGCGCCACGATTGACCGTGAAGTCTCCCAAAGCCTGATGCGCTCCATGCTGGGCCACCCCCTGCTCACCTTGGAGCAGCGCTCTTCCACGCAATGGTTGCAACTGTTCCGCGATGTGGGCGCGATGCGCTCCTGCATCTCGGGCGGCGTGGCCTCGTCCTTGCTGGATTTGCCCATGGCCTTGCTCGCGCTGATCGTGATCGGCATCATCGCCTGGCCCGTGCTGCCGGTGATCGTGGTGGCCATGGTCGTGCTGGGCGTGCTGGCCTGGTGGTGGGCCGATGAGGTGCGCAGCGGCCGGGTGGAAGAAGTCGAGCAGGCGCGCCAGCTGGACCGGGGCACGGCCGAGATCTGCAATGCACGTGGCACCCTCAAGGTGCTGGGCTACGATGCGGCGGCCCAGCAGGCCTGGCAGTCCGGCTACGACCGCTGGCTGGCCGAGAGCTTCGACAAGAACGGCGAAATGGAAAACGCCAAGGAAACCAGCCATGTGCTGCTGACCTTTTTCTCGATGGCCGTCATCACCGTCGGCGCACTGGCCATCAATGCGCAGTGGATGAGCATCGGCAGCCTGATGGCGGTGAACCTGTTGTCGGGCAAAGCCTTGGGCCCCATTGCCCAGCTGGCCAGCAACTGGCGCTCGCTGGCCCGGGCCAACGAGGCCACCGCCCGCCTGCAAGAAGCGCTGGAAGAGCCGCTGGAGCCCGAGAGCCAGCGCATTGCGCTGCCCCGCCCGCGCGGTGTGTTCCGCCTGCAGCAGGCCAGCTTTCAGTACCCATCGGGCCATCTGGCGCTGGACCAGGTGTCACTGCAGATCGGCCCCGGCGGCATCCATGCCATCCTGGGTCGCAATGGCGCTGGCAAATCCACGCTGGCCAAGCTGCTGGCCGGTCTCTACCAGCCCACGCAGGGCAGCATCTCGATCGACGAATACGACATGGCGCAGTTCCCGCGCAATGATCTGGGTCGTTGGGTGGGCTGCCTGGCCCAGCAGACCTACTGGTTCAGCGGCCCCATCGTCGATATTCTGCGCATGGTCAGCCCCGATGCCGATGACGGCCAGATTTTGGCGGCTTGCCAACTGGCAGGCGCGCACAGCTTTATCAGCCGCCTGCCCCAGGGCTACCAGACGGTATTGGGCGAAGGCGGCGCGGGCCTGTCGGCCGGTGAGCTGCGCAAGCTTGGCCTGGCCCAGCTGTTTTTGCGCAACCCCTCTGTGCTGATCCTGGATGAGCCCAGCAACGACCTGGATTTCGAAAGCGAAACCGCCCTGCTGCAGACGCTGCGCCAGATTGCGACCAAGCACACGGTCATCATCGTCACCCATTCGCTGCGCGTGGCATCGCTCGCCCAGCATATCTACCATGTGCGCGGCGATGGCCAGGTCGACCAGGGCCAG